The Oncorhynchus tshawytscha isolate Ot180627B linkage group LG20, Otsh_v2.0, whole genome shotgun sequence genome has a window encoding:
- the LOC112220120 gene encoding peptidyl-prolyl cis-trans isomerase A, producing the protein MPNPRVYFDITIGDTPAGRIEMELFADVVPKTAENFRVLCTGDKGFGYKGSSFHRIIPGFMCQGGDFTNHNGTGGKSIYGNKFADENFTLKHTGMGCLSMANAGPNTNGSQFFICTANTDWLNGKHVVFGKVVEGLNIIASMEKKGSSSGKCSAKVAIADCGEL; encoded by the exons ATGCCTAACCCCAGAGTTTACTTCGACATCACTATCGGCGACACCCCCGCCGGAAGGATTGAAATGGAG CTTTTTGCAGATGTTGTCCCCAAGACTGCAG AGAACTTCCGTGTCCTGTGCACTGGGGACAAGGGGTTTGGCTACAAGGGCTCCAGCTTCCATCGCATCATCCCCGGTTTCATGTGCCAG GGCGGAGACTTCACCAACCACAATGGAACTGGGGGCAAGTCCATCTACGGCAATAAGTTTGCTGACGAGAACTTCACCCTGAAGCACACAGGCATGGGCTGTCTGTCCATGGCCAACGCTGGCCCTAACACCAACGGGTCCCAGTTCTTCATCTGCACTGCTAACACTGACTG GCTGAACGGCAAGCACGTTGTGTTTGGCAAGGTGGTCGAGGGCCTCAACATCATCGCTAGCATGGAGAAGAAGGGTTCCAGCAGTGGCAAGTGTTCCGCCAAGGTCGCCATCGCTGACTGCGGAGAGCTCTGA